A window of Rhododendron vialii isolate Sample 1 chromosome 13a, ASM3025357v1 contains these coding sequences:
- the LOC131312414 gene encoding cation/H(+) antiporter 15-like isoform X1, with the protein MENTSELLEYLNRTVPCYAGMIYNDNGMWKGTNPLVNTLPLFIIQLTIVILVTRLFLLVFEPLQQPRFIAEVIGGMSLGPSGLGRFDIFTNELFPVGSFLVLDPMAHFALIHYAFLLGLEMDLPTIRCTGQKALTVAIAGFILPLAMGSGLFFLFGAHTDSKVGFMFWASALTVTGSSVLPHLLETLKILHTETGKTALSSSLINDICSWVLLALSISVSGKMGATHWSMLSTAAFLLFCIYYLRPSLSWLIHRKPEGHPHSEFHLCCFLAIGVGLCGVLTDACGTHPVIGAFVFGMSMPKGEVESSIVDRVEGFVSGILMPVFFAAVGHRVDVYGIANGLPWAMVGLVVVLACLAKVLSTVFAGYLCGMKCKEAVTLGVVMNTKSLLALLILEVGIEQKALTTQTYTVMVVAVLVMTMIVTPIILATQRESSFVMYKRRTIQKSRPNEDLRVLACVHGQHNLPAIINLLEALNATRDSHIHVFALQLIELIGRASAIRVVQQSSKTLSRNLGNPETDQIVATLENYGRRNDFVSVHQLLVRSAYSTMDEEICSIAEEKRAAFIILPFHKRQGIVGEILEETNLAIRDVNENVLASAPCSVGILINRGLAHTANLASRVVMLYFGGPDDREALSLAWRIAKNPDVTLSVVRFLPTGKSLASILEPMDFMSRPHEVVAVNIERERERQLDDAYLDKFRTAMETNTSTQYVEMSLENEEETVTAIKSMDRCHDLFIVGRGGGATSPLTAGLADWCDCPELGAVGDILITSEHSSAFAVLVVQQYGMLGPRQSVDRSGSTTSSLTYREDIGSRAWSRPSVEEDGRIDSFFSRRTENIHDY; encoded by the exons ATGGAAAACACAAGTGAGCTTTTGGAATATTTGAACAGAACCGTTCCTTGTTATGCTGGTATGATATACAATGACAATGGGATGTGGAAAGGGACAAACCCATTGGTTAATACTCTCCCTCTCTTCATTATCCAGCTTACCATTGTCATCCTCGTCACTCGCCTCTTCCTCCTCGTCTTCGAACCTCTCCAGCAGCCTCGGTTTATTGCCGAAGTTATT GGAGGTATGTCGTTGGGTCCATCTGGGCTGGGGAGATTCGACATTTTCACCAATGAGTTGTTTCCTGTCGGTAGTTTCTTGGTGTTGGATCCAATGGCACACTTTGCTCTCATACACTATGCTTTCCTGTTGGGGCTTGAAATGGACCTGCCAACAATTCGGTGCACCGGACAAAAAGCCCTAACCGTTGCCATTGCCGGATTTATTCTTCCTCTTGCAATGGGTTCCGGCTTATTCTTCTTGTTTGGAGCGCATACTGACTCCAAG GTAGGCTTCATGTTCTGGGCCAGCGCCCTCACCGTCACGGGCTCCTCTGTCCTCCCTCATCTCCTTGAAACCCTAAAGATCCTCCACACAGAGACCGGAAAAACCGCCTTATCGTCTTCCCTAATCAATGACATTTGCTCATGGGTCCTACTAGCCCTATCAATCTCAGTATCGGGAAAAATGGGTGCCACCCACTGGTCTATGCTGTCAACCGCTGCCTTCCTCCTCTTCTGCATCTACTACCTCCGCCCATCCCTCTCCTGGTTGATTCATCGAAAACCCGAAGGGCATCCCCACAGTGAGTTCCACCTCTGCTGCTTCTTGGCCATCGGGGTGGGGCTCTGTGGGGTCCTCACCGATGCCTGCGGGACCCACCCGGTGATCGGGGCTTTCGTGTTTGGTATGTCGATGCCAAAAGGAGAAGTTGAGTCGAGTATAGTGGATAGGGTTGAAGGATTTGTTTCGGGGATTCTGATGCCTGTTTTCTTCGCAGCTGTCGGGCATAGGGTCGATGTTTATGGGATTGCTAACGGTTTGCCATGGGCAATGGTGGGGTTGGTGGTTGTTTTAGCCTGTTTGGCTAAGGTTTTGAGCACTGTGTTTGCTGGGTATTTGTGTGGTATGAAGTGTAAGGAAGCAGTAACTCTTGGAGTGGTTATGAACACCAAAAGCCTGTTGGCGTTATTGATTCTTGAAGTTGGTATAGAGCAGAAG GCTCTAACAACCCAGACTTATACGGTAATGGTGGTTGCGGTGTTGGTAATGACAATGATCGTTACGCCCATCATTTTAGCAACTCAACGTGAGAGTAGCTTTGTGATGTACAAGCGAAGGACCATTCAGAAATCAAGACCAAACGAGGACCTCCGTGTCCTCGCATGTGTCCATGGACAACACAACCTTCCAGCCATTATCAACCTCCTCGAAG CCTTAAACGCCACCAGAGATTCCCACATTCACGTCTTCGCCCTCCAGTTGATTGAGCTCATAGGCCGCGCCTCTGCCATCCGTGTCGTTCAGCAGTCAAGCAAGACTCTGTCGAGAAACCTCGGTAACCCAGAGACAGATCAAATCGTTGCAACCTTGGAGAATTACGGGCGAAGGAACGACTTCGTCTCTGTGCATCAGCTCCTTGTGCGGTCCGCCTACTCCACGATGGACGAAGAGATTTGTAGTATCGCAGAAGAGAAGCGCGCAGCGTTCATAATCCTCCCTTTTCATAAGCGACAAG GTATTGTTGGTGAGATATTGGAGGAAACCAACCTCGCTATTCGGGATGTTAATGAGAATGTGCTAGCAAGCGCACCTTGCTCCGTGGGTATACTCATCAACCGAGGCCTCGCCCACACCGCCAACCTTGCTAGCCGCGTCGTGATGCTATACTTTGGTGGCCCTGATGATAGAGAGGCATTATCTCTTGCATGGAGGATAGCTAAAAACCCTGACGTCACCCTAAGCGTGGTGAGGTTTCTTCCTACTGGAAAATCCTTAGCTTCCATATTGGAGCCTATGGATTTTATGAGCAGACCGCATGAAGTTGTGGCCGTGAAcatagaaagagaaagagagaggcaaCTTGATGATGCTTATCTTGACAAGTTCCGTACCGCGATGGAGACTAATACATCGACACAATACGTGGAAATGTCGCTCGAGAATGAGGAAGAAACTGTTACGGCTATTAAATCGATGGATCGGTGTCATGATCTATTCATAGTAGGAAGAGGGGGAGGAGCGACGTCACCCTTGACTGCGGGGTTGGCCGACTGGTGTGACTGCCCTGAACTTGGGGCTGTAGGGGATATTTTGATCACCTCAGAACACTCGTCTGCATTTGCGGTGTTGGTGGTGCAACAATATGGGATGTTGGGACCAAGACAGAGTGTAGATCGTTCAGGTTCTACGACTAGCTCTTTAACTTACCGAGAGGATATCGGAAGCAGGGCCTGGTCGAGGCCATCGGTTGAAGAGGATGGTAGGATTGATTCCTTTTTTAGTCGCAGAACAGAGAATATTCATGATTACTGA
- the LOC131312414 gene encoding cation/H(+) antiporter 15-like isoform X2 codes for MENTSELLEYLNRTVPCYAGMIYNDNGMWKGTNPLVNTLPLFIIQLTIVILVTRLFLLVFEPLQQPRFIAEVIVGFMFWASALTVTGSSVLPHLLETLKILHTETGKTALSSSLINDICSWVLLALSISVSGKMGATHWSMLSTAAFLLFCIYYLRPSLSWLIHRKPEGHPHSEFHLCCFLAIGVGLCGVLTDACGTHPVIGAFVFGMSMPKGEVESSIVDRVEGFVSGILMPVFFAAVGHRVDVYGIANGLPWAMVGLVVVLACLAKVLSTVFAGYLCGMKCKEAVTLGVVMNTKSLLALLILEVGIEQKALTTQTYTVMVVAVLVMTMIVTPIILATQRESSFVMYKRRTIQKSRPNEDLRVLACVHGQHNLPAIINLLEALNATRDSHIHVFALQLIELIGRASAIRVVQQSSKTLSRNLGNPETDQIVATLENYGRRNDFVSVHQLLVRSAYSTMDEEICSIAEEKRAAFIILPFHKRQGIVGEILEETNLAIRDVNENVLASAPCSVGILINRGLAHTANLASRVVMLYFGGPDDREALSLAWRIAKNPDVTLSVVRFLPTGKSLASILEPMDFMSRPHEVVAVNIERERERQLDDAYLDKFRTAMETNTSTQYVEMSLENEEETVTAIKSMDRCHDLFIVGRGGGATSPLTAGLADWCDCPELGAVGDILITSEHSSAFAVLVVQQYGMLGPRQSVDRSGSTTSSLTYREDIGSRAWSRPSVEEDGRIDSFFSRRTENIHDY; via the exons ATGGAAAACACAAGTGAGCTTTTGGAATATTTGAACAGAACCGTTCCTTGTTATGCTGGTATGATATACAATGACAATGGGATGTGGAAAGGGACAAACCCATTGGTTAATACTCTCCCTCTCTTCATTATCCAGCTTACCATTGTCATCCTCGTCACTCGCCTCTTCCTCCTCGTCTTCGAACCTCTCCAGCAGCCTCGGTTTATTGCCGAAGTTATT GTAGGCTTCATGTTCTGGGCCAGCGCCCTCACCGTCACGGGCTCCTCTGTCCTCCCTCATCTCCTTGAAACCCTAAAGATCCTCCACACAGAGACCGGAAAAACCGCCTTATCGTCTTCCCTAATCAATGACATTTGCTCATGGGTCCTACTAGCCCTATCAATCTCAGTATCGGGAAAAATGGGTGCCACCCACTGGTCTATGCTGTCAACCGCTGCCTTCCTCCTCTTCTGCATCTACTACCTCCGCCCATCCCTCTCCTGGTTGATTCATCGAAAACCCGAAGGGCATCCCCACAGTGAGTTCCACCTCTGCTGCTTCTTGGCCATCGGGGTGGGGCTCTGTGGGGTCCTCACCGATGCCTGCGGGACCCACCCGGTGATCGGGGCTTTCGTGTTTGGTATGTCGATGCCAAAAGGAGAAGTTGAGTCGAGTATAGTGGATAGGGTTGAAGGATTTGTTTCGGGGATTCTGATGCCTGTTTTCTTCGCAGCTGTCGGGCATAGGGTCGATGTTTATGGGATTGCTAACGGTTTGCCATGGGCAATGGTGGGGTTGGTGGTTGTTTTAGCCTGTTTGGCTAAGGTTTTGAGCACTGTGTTTGCTGGGTATTTGTGTGGTATGAAGTGTAAGGAAGCAGTAACTCTTGGAGTGGTTATGAACACCAAAAGCCTGTTGGCGTTATTGATTCTTGAAGTTGGTATAGAGCAGAAG GCTCTAACAACCCAGACTTATACGGTAATGGTGGTTGCGGTGTTGGTAATGACAATGATCGTTACGCCCATCATTTTAGCAACTCAACGTGAGAGTAGCTTTGTGATGTACAAGCGAAGGACCATTCAGAAATCAAGACCAAACGAGGACCTCCGTGTCCTCGCATGTGTCCATGGACAACACAACCTTCCAGCCATTATCAACCTCCTCGAAG CCTTAAACGCCACCAGAGATTCCCACATTCACGTCTTCGCCCTCCAGTTGATTGAGCTCATAGGCCGCGCCTCTGCCATCCGTGTCGTTCAGCAGTCAAGCAAGACTCTGTCGAGAAACCTCGGTAACCCAGAGACAGATCAAATCGTTGCAACCTTGGAGAATTACGGGCGAAGGAACGACTTCGTCTCTGTGCATCAGCTCCTTGTGCGGTCCGCCTACTCCACGATGGACGAAGAGATTTGTAGTATCGCAGAAGAGAAGCGCGCAGCGTTCATAATCCTCCCTTTTCATAAGCGACAAG GTATTGTTGGTGAGATATTGGAGGAAACCAACCTCGCTATTCGGGATGTTAATGAGAATGTGCTAGCAAGCGCACCTTGCTCCGTGGGTATACTCATCAACCGAGGCCTCGCCCACACCGCCAACCTTGCTAGCCGCGTCGTGATGCTATACTTTGGTGGCCCTGATGATAGAGAGGCATTATCTCTTGCATGGAGGATAGCTAAAAACCCTGACGTCACCCTAAGCGTGGTGAGGTTTCTTCCTACTGGAAAATCCTTAGCTTCCATATTGGAGCCTATGGATTTTATGAGCAGACCGCATGAAGTTGTGGCCGTGAAcatagaaagagaaagagagaggcaaCTTGATGATGCTTATCTTGACAAGTTCCGTACCGCGATGGAGACTAATACATCGACACAATACGTGGAAATGTCGCTCGAGAATGAGGAAGAAACTGTTACGGCTATTAAATCGATGGATCGGTGTCATGATCTATTCATAGTAGGAAGAGGGGGAGGAGCGACGTCACCCTTGACTGCGGGGTTGGCCGACTGGTGTGACTGCCCTGAACTTGGGGCTGTAGGGGATATTTTGATCACCTCAGAACACTCGTCTGCATTTGCGGTGTTGGTGGTGCAACAATATGGGATGTTGGGACCAAGACAGAGTGTAGATCGTTCAGGTTCTACGACTAGCTCTTTAACTTACCGAGAGGATATCGGAAGCAGGGCCTGGTCGAGGCCATCGGTTGAAGAGGATGGTAGGATTGATTCCTTTTTTAGTCGCAGAACAGAGAATATTCATGATTACTGA